A window of the Cellvibrio sp. pealriver genome harbors these coding sequences:
- a CDS encoding DUF6172 family protein produces MKKTFKLNIEGKHPERLLEAIKHEVRKYVKRERRKTLPQGVDFWAFDCKFGETEATAEVVRLGEITKKMDEVKAAGGESFYVEILAVHGIRKARNEFDDLDEDDDLND; encoded by the coding sequence ATGAAAAAGACATTCAAACTTAACATCGAAGGCAAACATCCCGAGCGTTTGTTGGAGGCGATCAAGCATGAAGTGCGCAAATACGTAAAGCGCGAGCGCCGTAAAACCCTTCCACAAGGTGTGGATTTCTGGGCATTTGATTGTAAATTTGGTGAAACAGAAGCGACCGCCGAGGTCGTTCGGTTGGGCGAGATCACCAAAAAAATGGATGAAGTAAAAGCCGCCGGTGGCGAGAGCTTTTATGTGGAAATTCTTGCGGTGCACGGTATTCGTAAAGCGCGCAATGAATTTGATGATTTGGATGAAGATGATGACTTAAATGATTGA